Part of the uncultured Cohaesibacter sp. genome is shown below.
CGCGAAGATGTTGTTAAAGCCGCGCTTCGGAAGACGACGATGCAATGGCATCTGACCACCTTCGAAGCCCTTGATAGCAACACCAGAGCGAGACTTCTGACCTTTGACACCGCGACCACCGGTTTTACCGAGGCCGGAGCCGATGCCGCGACCAACGCGCTTACGATATTGGGTAGCGCCGTCGTTATCGCGAATTTCGTTGAGTTTCATTATACTCTCCCGCCCTCTTAGGCCTCGTCCACAACGCGAACGAGATGAGGGATCTTAGCGATCATGCCGCGAACTTCAGGCGTGTCCTGCAGAGTACGACGACGATGCAATTTGTTAAGGCCAAGACCGATCAGCGTAGCCTGCTGGTCTTTTGGCCGACGCAAAGGGCTGCCGATCTGTTCAACAGTAACGGTGCCCTGTTCCTTGTTTGCCATTGTCCGGCTCCTCTTTAATCTAGAGATGTAAGGATCACCCTGCCAGCTTAGCTGTCAGAGCGGCCCCCATCAGAGACGCGACGACGAGCCTGGAGCGTAGACACCTTCAGACCACGGCGAGCAGCAACGCCACGAGGGCTGTCTTCTGCCTTCAGCGCATCGAAGGTAGCACGAACCATGTTATACGGGTTTGAGGTACCAACAGACTTCGCAACCACGTCCTGAACACCAAGTGTTTCGAACACGGCACGCATTGGACCACCCGCGATGATACCAGTACCTGCAGGAGCTGCACGCAGCATGACTTTACCAGCGCCATGGCGGCCAGCAACGTCATGATGAAGCGTACGACCCTCACGCAGAGGTACACGGATCATGTTCCGTTTTGCAGCGTCAGATGCCTTGCGAATTGCTTCAGGCACTTCGCGTGCCTTGCCGTGACCAAAGCCTACGCGGCCCTTCTGGTCACCAATAACGACAAGCGCAGCGAAACCGAAGCGACGACCACCTTTTACCACTTTAGCAACGCGGTTGATGTGGACGAGTCGATCGACGAATTCGCTTTCGCGCTCTTCACGTTCAACTTTCTTGTTCATGAGCTTTCTTCTCTCGTCTGAGCAATCGGTTGCCCGACGCGTTAGAAATTCAATCCGCCTTCGCGCGCAGCGTCTGCGAGCGACTTAATGCGGCCATGGTAGATATATCCACCACGATCAAAGACTACGTCCTTCACGCCGGCTGCTACTGCTCGCTCTGCGATCAGTTTGCCAACTTCAGAAGCGGCGGCTTTGTCCGCGCCGGTTTTCAGCTTCTCGCGCAGATCTTTCTCGATAGAAGAAGCGGCTACAATCGTAACCCCTTTCTCGTCGTCGATGACCTGAGCATAGATATGCTTGGAAGACCGGTTAACACTCAAACGCGGACGGCCGTTGGCAGCCTTTTTCAGGGCGCGACGTACACGTGCACGACGACGCTCGAACTGAGATAGTGCCTTCGCCATAGTATGTATCCGTTACTTCTTCTTACCTTCCTTGCGGAAGATAAATTCATCACTATATTTGACGCCTTTGCCTTTGTAGGGCTCAGGGCCACGATACTTGCGGATTTCTGCAGCAACTTGACCAACAGCCTGTTTGTCAATGCCAGTTACCACGATCTCGGTTGGCTTGGGACAAGCAACCGTGATCCCTTCGGGAACTTCATAGACAACATCGTGGGAAAAGCCAAGAGCCAGCTGAAGATCATTGCCTTTAAGCTGAGCGCGGTAACCCACACCGTTGATTTCAAGCTTCTTCTCGAAGCCTGCAGAAACACCAGTCAGGATGTTGAGAATCTGGGTCCGGGACATGCCCCAGAGAGAGCGAGCAGTTTTGGATTTGCTGCGTGGCTCAACCAGAATTCCTTCATCCGTCATTTTAGCGTCGACGTCTTCGCTAAGAACGAAGGTGAGTTCACCCTTCGGACCCTTAGCTGTGACGGTCTTGCCATCAATTGTTGCAGTAACTCCGCTAGGGACTGCAACAGGCTTTTTGCCAATACGTGACATAAGACTAACCTGTCCGGATCTGAGATCAGCCTGCCCAAGGTTACCGCCCTTAAAAGCAGAACTGATCGCTTTTTAACCGTTGATCTGATTCCGGCCCCAGGGGCCGGCAACAGATCGGAGGCAACAAGGAACAAGCCGCATCAGAAGACGCGGCAAAGAACCTCACCACCAACGTTTTGCTCACGAGCGTCGTGATCGGCCATAACACCTTTCGGAGTAGACACGATCGACACGCCCAGACCGTTATGAATGATCGGAATATTCTTGACCGATGCATACACACGACGACCAGGCTTGGACACGCGTTGGATTTCACGGATCACCGGCTCTCCATCGAAGTATTTCAGCTCGACCTCGAGTTCGGACTTGCCGCCTTCGAATTCGACGGTGGTGTAGCCGCGGATGTACCCTTCTGCAGCCAAAACGTCAAGCACGCGCTGACGCAATTTGGATGCAGGAGTGGAAACTTTCGTTTTCTTTCGCATCTGCGCATTGCGGATGCGGGTCAACATATCCCCAAGGGGATCAGTCATTGCCATGGGACCGCGCTCCTTACCAGCTCGACTTCACAAGGCCGGGGATCTGCCCCTCGTTGCCAAGTTCGCGAAGTGAAATACGGGACATCTTCAATTTGCGATAGTAGCCG
Proteins encoded:
- the rpsE gene encoding 30S ribosomal protein S5; the encoded protein is MNKKVEREERESEFVDRLVHINRVAKVVKGGRRFGFAALVVIGDQKGRVGFGHGKAREVPEAIRKASDAAKRNMIRVPLREGRTLHHDVAGRHGAGKVMLRAAPAGTGIIAGGPMRAVFETLGVQDVVAKSVGTSNPYNMVRATFDALKAEDSPRGVAARRGLKVSTLQARRRVSDGGRSDS
- the rpmD gene encoding 50S ribosomal protein L30 → MANKEQGTVTVEQIGSPLRRPKDQQATLIGLGLNKLHRRRTLQDTPEVRGMIAKIPHLVRVVDEA
- the rpsH gene encoding 30S ribosomal protein S8, which encodes MAMTDPLGDMLTRIRNAQMRKKTKVSTPASKLRQRVLDVLAAEGYIRGYTTVEFEGGKSELEVELKYFDGEPVIREIQRVSKPGRRVYASVKNIPIIHNGLGVSIVSTPKGVMADHDAREQNVGGEVLCRVF
- the rplR gene encoding 50S ribosomal protein L18, with the protein product MAKALSQFERRRARVRRALKKAANGRPRLSVNRSSKHIYAQVIDDEKGVTIVAASSIEKDLREKLKTGADKAAASEVGKLIAERAVAAGVKDVVFDRGGYIYHGRIKSLADAAREGGLNF
- the rplF gene encoding 50S ribosomal protein L6 gives rise to the protein MSRIGKKPVAVPSGVTATIDGKTVTAKGPKGELTFVLSEDVDAKMTDEGILVEPRSKSKTARSLWGMSRTQILNILTGVSAGFEKKLEINGVGYRAQLKGNDLQLALGFSHDVVYEVPEGITVACPKPTEIVVTGIDKQAVGQVAAEIRKYRGPEPYKGKGVKYSDEFIFRKEGKKK